The genome window GGCGACCTCGACGCCGCTCTCGACAGCGCAACAGGATACGACTTCATCGAAGTATTCTTCAACGCGACAAAATCCCACGCCGGAACATCTATAATGACCGCCATCGTAATTGCGCTGACTATCTGCGCCTCGTTCGGGTTCCTGGCCTCCTCATCACGTCTTACCTGGGCACTAGCGAAGGACAAGGGAATTCCATTCGCTGATTTCCTATCTCATGTACGAAAACACCTCCCCCTTGCTTTGAAGAGAACATCATTACTAACGTAACTGAAATAGATAAACTCCAGGGCGTCCGGCTccgccctccccctccgcgcCATCGCCCTCTGCGCCATAATCACAGCCATCACCTGTCTCATCAACATCGGCTCCAGCGCGGCCTTCAACGCCATGATCTCCCTGACCACAGCGggcctcttctcttcatatGAGATCGCGATCGTACTAATCCTcatcaagaagctcaagaacGAACCCCTCCAGTATGGCCCATGGAAGATGGGTAGGCTTTGGGGAATCCTGATCAATATCGGCTCGATCTGTTTCttgaccatcaccatcttcttctcattctttCCCGAAGAGTTGCCGGTCACGCCGACAAATATGAATTGGTCCATTGTGGTATTTATGGGAGAGTTTCTTCTGGGATTGGGGTGGTATCTGGTCAGGGGTAGGAAGATTTATCACGGGCCGGTTATGGACATGCCGGTTGCTGTTGGGGAAAGTGAAGTGGtgggtggggatggtgtggatgaggagtaATTCTACCCGTCATTGGTCCGTTAGGGGGTGGGACGACATTGAGGAGATATCGGAATTAATGTCTGAGTTCGTGGTGTTTTCATCATGGTCTGTACAGCGGTCTACGTGTAGCAGTAGCGCTGGAAGCTAAAGACAAAAAGTATTGTTCGTGTCCCCCGTAATAGGTACTTCTTAAAACCTACTGAAAGTACTGGCAACATGTATACCACGAGACTATATTAATGTATTATATTGTAGCTAAAGCTGCCAGCTTTTTTCTATCATATCCATTTTGGTATCGACTCCTCCGCAACAGTCACTTCAACCAACTTGCTTATCCCGGTATGACTGTACCGTCCTAACTCAACATCACCCAGAATGTGCCGTCTgtcctcgacatcatcacccacTGCTACACGGTGGCTTCGCGAGATGTGATAATCGCCCCATGTGTTCTGCATTGTCCTCCTACTATCTGCCTCCCGATGCGACCGTGATCGACTGCTGTTAACTAGCAGTCGTACAGAATCCAACACCAAGGTCCGGATACAGGGAATCGATGCCGTCGTGATGACCAAGTAGCATTCTAGCAATGCCCAGATTGTCAAGCGGTTCGTTGCGGCCGATTCATCatcgatgatggagagggaggggagattAATGATCCGCATGATCGATCCTACCATGGCGCTGAAAGGTCGGTTAGGGGTGTGTTGGGTTTGACAGTAGCAAGAGTACATACATGAGCCCCAGGCTCATCAGAATGATGAGGATTGTCTTTGTCCGTCGTTTGAGGTTTAGACTCCACAAGGTGTATGCGGGGAATATTGCGAGGTAAAGGTCGGTGGCTGTATTAATAGCTGTGAGAATGATTAGTGCCATTTATTGGAACAATATTGGCATGGACGCTCACTGCACTGCACGTAGCTATATATGATCAGAATATTCGGATTCCAGCATTTGCTCTTCACACTAACATCCCAGATAGCGCGAATATCAGAGCACCGGGCCAGAATAGTCACTGGACTGACGTAATTGGCGATGAGTTGAAGGGCGAATATGAGCCACAGTAAATGTCCAGTGAGGTATTTGTGTCGGAAAATGGGCATTAAATATAACACGAAAGCGACCCTTCCTGTGCCCGTGCTGACGATCGTGACGCATTGAAACACCGTGTAGAGCTTTGTAGTCAATATACGGTCCGTTCGATCGAGTTCGTAACCATGTCGTCCATATCCGTGAGAGATTGCTATGGTGATAAGTATGGAAGACGCAATAGCCAAAGCCTGTCATTGTAAGCGGAGTTGTATGATCGTTGCAAGCGGTTCCATACATAAGCAAAGACCATGGTTGCATCGTCCCAAGAAAGGTTGCGAATGCGATGCTTCGCAATGAGCCTCAACAGCATGATGAGGGTTGCTACACCCGTTGCTGCCCAAGTGAGGCCCAGAATGCCAGGGCCAGCATCGTAGGATGCAGACTCCATGCGTAATAGCCTAGCCTGTAGGCTTGCTGGCACACCCGGTGCAAGCTTGCATGATGCGAGAGGAAAACGTAGCGCGTGGGAcggagatgatgttgcttTTTATTTCGAAGGTGCCGGCGATGGTTTCAGGATTCGTGGATCTACCGAGCTCCTCCATGCGGAAGCTAAAAAACACCAAGTAAAGGTCTCATGTATGATTGGCAAATTGGAGTATTTTTTAGCTAAGGGTAGGTTGACACACAGGTCCGCTGATTCTCTGCATGGATCATCGTTTCCGATGAAAGAACGTTGCTATAATGGTAGTATATTGCAGGCCGTTTGGGTCTCCTTTTCTGCATCCAGGCCAGGTAGTGCGTGGAAGCCAGAAAGCTGGATGAACCAGTGGGGCGGCGTTGCTTCGACTGCAGTTTCATGTCCGTTTGAGATTGTTTAAAGTTCAACTTGAGCTTCAAGTCGCTTTAAATATTTAGCCGCCAGGAGGTCGACTTCAGGGTCCGACACCGGTTTCGGCCTCTAACCAAGGAACCGTGCCAGCCAGGGACCATAGCGCCGGGCCAAGATCACTTCCAATCCACATACGTAGAACAAAAATAGCGTTCACGTTGTGGCAGGGGTTTGTTCAGGGAGAGGGGATCGGCACCATGGTTTCAGTTGATCCTCAAAATTAATTCCGGGCAAATCCCGCCCGTGCAAAGGTTAGGTTGATCAGCAGCCAGTATGCAAGTTCCTCGCCGTGGTCCGTGGCTGGCTTGTTTCTCGCCATTGTATCTCTTTGAACAGCCAGCAGCAATAGTAAATCTCTTCGGAGTAGCAGGGACCGCTAACGCACCCATCTGGGTTAGCGCTTCTTGTGGTCGCCAGACGGAAATAACCCATGCCGGTACTAGGGTGGAATGTGGCATAACAGTCACGCCAATCGTTGCCCCAATTACGCCTATTCGAGGTTCTTATCATCATTGGGGATTCTAAGAGCTACTTAGCATATCCACCTTACATGACGCCACACTATATTATGCTGAGATCGACGGTGGAATCTTCCGATCGGAGGTTCAGGCATGCACAGGCATACGTGGAAATAATCACCTTATTGTCGTTGTGCAACAGCCGGCAATATTTTCCGCAAAATAACAGCAAGTGGTACTATTTCGCTGGGTGCACTTTGTAGCATGGGGATTCGGTAAGAAGGCAGTTAGAATTGCGAGTAAGAAATGGACAATTCCTCATACAGCGGTGACCAGGATCACCAATGGCTTTAGTCAATAATATCTTCGACTCCTACAGAAGCTTTTAACTTTGGAAAAAATTAACAATATCCCATGCACCCTGCAACCCTACAGCCATGCAACCAGCTACTAACTGACAAGACCCATTTCCAGCATTGTTTCGGCATAATTGGCCACAAAGGGAAACCCTTGGCATAAGTCCCACCCCCTGCATATTTGCATCACCAAACAGAGATAAACGCCCCTGGAAGGGTAGCTTTGGCGAGACACGTGTGTTCCCCTATTGGCTCCTATCATGTCTATATCACTATATTCCTTCTGACCCTATGGCTAACCGCTGCGGTATGTTGAGGTCTGAATATTTTGGCTGCTTTTAGTCTTCGCTCTCTTATTCCACATTCCGTACACTGATAGCACCCAGGAACTTTAATAAAGGAGATAACCCGTAGCCCTGTCTCGTATTGGAAAGTAACTAAGCGTTATCGACATCAACCGGCGTTGCTTGTGCTGGTGAACAAAGGCATCAATCCACTTTCGACTCACGCTAGAAGCCTCGAAAGAGGCTTTACATTGCAAAATGCACACCGAGCGCGTGGTTGTCCTCACGGTCTTCATTTATGTCATTGCCCTTCCCAGTGACATTAATCTCGGCGTCGCCCTGCGAGGATGTGATGTTGAGGCCTGCGATATGGAAGTAAGAATATCTTTCTGCGCGAATACTTCGATGGGAGAGGCTAGCTAACTGCTCTTAGTGTAGAATGGCAGGCAGTAGCGGGGGCAATTGTGGGGGCAATCCGTCTCTGAATCTTCTCGGGCTTCCTTTGCTTAGCACGAACACCCCGTAGGTGCTTCGAGCTGTGCTGCTTACGTATCTTACATATCTAACCTAGGGATGACAGTAACTGCACTTGTTCTTGGAGCAATTCTTCAAGCGCAGCCCCAGTCACGCTTACTGCTGCGGAGACACTCACCGATGTGGAATCTTCCGCGATTACGAAAACTACCACCGCCACGGAATCAGCAACGGCTACAGAGACTACGACTGACACACAGTCGCTTACGACAACACAAACTACAACTGATGTACAGTCTACCACAGCTATAGAGACGGTAACGGACACGCAGTCGTTGACAGCCACCAAAAGTGTTACCGAAACGCAGCCTACAACAGCTACGCAAACAGTCACCGACAAACAGTCTTGGACAGTGATGCAGACTGCTACTGAAACAGAATCCCTGACAGCCACAcagaccatcaacaacacgaTAATAGCCACGCAGACTACGACTGATATAGAGCCTACTACGGCGACACATATCATCAATAATACACTCACAGCAACTCACACAACGACTGACATAGAGTCTACTACAGCTACACTTACGATCAACAACACACTCACGGCTACACAGACAATCACAGATACCAAGTCTTTCACAAACATGGAGATCATCACAGATACACAAACTATGCACCACACAGAGTCGGTCACGGCTACAGAGACCATAACCAATACGGAATCTGTCACAGCCAAACCCACACCAACCACCGTAACGGACATGCAAATATCCACAACGACTGCCACCCAAACCGCTACCCCTTCTCCAGAAGTTGGggcctgcttctgctgcacTGAGCAGGTCCGACTGCCTTATGAACTTAATGGCAATTGTGATAATATTCCAGTTTCTAATTCGACCAACAGCTGCCCATCCGGCGACGATCCGAAGCGGAGCCACTTACTTTGTTGCGATTCGAGTGGATATTGTATCCAGATGTCATAGACATTGGTTTCTTTGCTGTCCCAAACTATTTTTCATTCTCCCAATGAGGCGGTAACGTTTTTCTTCGCGTTTTTAAATGTATAACGcctaagaataatattaatactgcTGGATTTATATGCAACTATGAATACACACGTGCCGCAACAGGTGATCGAAGATATGAGCCCTCTTTCTGTTAGCATCGTATCTCTTATCCCAGTGTCGCACAGTGGTGATGACTCAACTTTTTCAAGTTTAAAGCATGTAGCAGTCGTCGAATAACCATTGCTGAAATGGATGCTGGCAGCATTAAATGCAGACAATGGGGTGTTTGGAGTACAAGCTCCCCGCAGTTTATGTCCGCTATTTTTGCGCCTTACCACACTGTCAGCGCGATAGCCCATTCAGCGTCCGGGAAATTCTTTCCGCCATAAGTCCGAGTCGTCAGAGATGACTACAGTTCCAGATCACGAGGATATGTGATGCGAGGTCGAGAATCATGTTCGGGGTCGTGCGTGCTGCAAGCTAAAGTCAAGATCTCCGCATATTTATAATTTGGGACTGCAAAAGAGCGGAAGAATACAAACATTTGGCGGGGTTTGCGTATAGAACATGGTAGCTtagggaggtggagaacaATGGTGACTATTTCAGCCGCACCAATgacggggggaggggaggattaGGGGTCCGAGGCCTGAACCCTTCGTGACTGTCTGTCAGACGCAGGGCTCGCATGGGCCGTGCATCGCTAAATAATCTCCCTAAGGGGTATGGCGTGATCAACATCTGACATCATTTCCTGCTCCTATTCCCTTATATTGAGAACCAGTCGTTCGACTCCCCAACGCTAATTTGACAAGAGCTATTGAGCTAATATCGCCTTAGCGCTGACTGTACTACCCTAACAAGCAGCGTAGAAGCGAAGGTCAAGAGCGATACTATCCACTAGACGCATTGATCTCGTTCGCCCGAGCCGCTGTGTCGGTCCATCAGTCTTCTTTATTGGCCTCCCTCCAGCGCAACGTCGGATGCGGCTAGAAAGAGCCGGGTAGTAGACCGCGTCATAAAATCAGGCGGAGATCAAGAGCATAGTATAAAACCAGCCATGATCCACCTCGATTCCCCGGGTTTTCTTCCAAAAGTTGCGCAGCCAGATTCCCATATTGTTAGCACATATTTCAAGCTTGCTGTATTCTCTTTCCCCAATCATCCATAATGGCTCAAACCATCGCCGATGTAACTGCGACTATTAAAGCAGCACTACCCAAGCTTTCGCCTACCGACAATATCCCAGACTCAGCACGATTCGAACTTCTCGATGTGTTGGACCAACTGCGTGCGGCCGTAGAGCCCCCTATCCAGACAGTGCTGAACATTTGCTGGGCGGTAAGGAGCCTAGTACTGGATTGTtctgagaaaaaaaaagaagaaaaaaatcaaaTCGAACTTAGCTAACCCGATGCCACCGGTATCTGGTCGCAGCATCATCCTCTAGTCGCAATCCGCACTGCTATTGGAATGGGAGTCTTTGATGCGTTCGCCGCTACCGGCGGTGTTGAGTTGTCTCTTGAGCAGTTGAATGAAAAGACCAAGGGCGACAAGGATCTGCTGGGTAAGATGATTCCTTCCAAGCAGCACAATTCCCCTAGTCCTTCTCAATCCTTTGTTAATATGATGACATTCACGCTACAGTCAGAATTATGCGCCTCCTCATTGCTAATCGCCTGTTCACCGAACCCGGTGTCGAAAAGTATAAGCCCCAGCCTTTGGCTTTGGCGTTCGCCACAGGCGCTCCGCCTAGCGAGGTTATCAAGAACTTGTACATAACCCAGTCCCAGATTCGAGGATGGGGGAGAAACATCGTTTGACTAACATCTAAACCTTACGTTCAGCCATGTCAACTTCCGTGCCTCTGCATTTACGCATGACTTCCTCGAAGCCCGAGGATACCGCAGCCCAGATGACGCCTACGATACTCCTTTCCAGCTAGCGTACGGGACCACCCTGCACCACTTCGAATGGCTCGCACAGGACCCGGCCGAGCAGCATGCTTTCAACACAGTGATGGAGAGCAGCAATCGCGCAGTGGAGGGCGCTCAGTGGTATGATTTCTACCCGTGGCAAGAGCGGCTGTCACTGGCCACCGGTGACaatgtggaggaagatcgCGTACTCCTGGTTGACATTGGTGGCGGCAAGGGTCACGATTTGCAAGCCTTCAAAAAGAGGACAAACCCCACTGGCCGCCTGGTGCTTCAGGACCTCCCTGGGGTTATTCAGGACATCAAGGAGCCTCTTCCAGACGGTGTTGAAGCTGTTAGCTACAGCATGTTCGATGCGCAGCCTGTGCGTGGCGCCAAGGCTTACTATATGCGGACGGTGCTACATGACTGGCCGGATAAGCAGGCCTTAGAGGTGCTGCAACGTGTTCGGGAGGCAATGGCTGACGATTCTGTGCTGCTGATCAATGAGAATACTGTTCCCGAAACAGGGGTACCGCGGTTCAATACCAGCGTCGATCTCATAATGATGAATATGTTTTCTTCACTGGAGCGCACGGATAAGCAGTGGCTGAGTCTTTTGGAGCGTGCCGGATTCAAGGTCGTCAAAGTGTGGCGCTCGGACGATCAGGGAACGGGGTCCAATGCTCTGTTTGAGGCCGTTCGTGTTTAGCTAGTGTCATTTTCGGTCTATCGATCAAGAGATGTCAGGATATATTAGAGGTATAGAAACCCATATCATTCTCTTTTCATCAGTCCTATGATAAGAATCCTTTTGCCATTGGGCACCACGTAGAGATCACCGTCGAGCGATGATAGAATGTCGTTACTAGAGACTCTTCACTATAGCATTGTTGCCTGATTGGTATGGGAATTCCAAATGTTGCATGCCAAGTTGGTTCCGAATGCCTTAGTCGCTTTGGTAAAGCTGGTGTTTGTTCTCGAACGGTCCGTGGGGTAGTATAACCGATTATGAGTATTTGGCTCCGGGCCTACACCTTGGTGTTTATCCGGCTATTGCGAATTGCGCTTGCAGGCCTACCATTACATGTCCATTAGTATGGTGCCAAGATTATAGGAATATGTACTTTATTGCTCAATATACAATCAACAGCAGTCCCTACAAAGCACGCAGAGAAAACAACGTTGCGATCCGAAGTTAGTGTTTACACCGGTCCGTTTATAGTATGAAAAATATCCAACGCATCTTGCAGGTGCTGCTCCACATCTAGTTCCCAGATCCAGCGCATGCGCATGTTCAGATTCTCGCGAATCTTGTCAACGTCATCCCACACACCCTCCTTTTGGCACTCATAAAGCATGCCAGCATCCCGACTAGTGCGCACAAGTTGCTGAGTGCGAGGTCTCCGCACGGCATCATACGCCATGAATGCCCGCCCCAAATGGCTCTTCTCACGGACTTCACCCAAGAGACGAGATAGAACAAAGACGTCTTCCACTGCCATACCGGCTCCGGCGCCCTGATGCGGTGTACTTGCATGGGCTGCATCTCCCACGAGACAGATGCGACCATCCCGATGATAGGTACTAGCGGGCGCATGATCAAACATGGCCCATATATCTGCATTTCGCATCAATGACAGAATGGCTCGGACATCTGGTCCCCAGCTCTCAAAGTCCTGCAGCatctgtttcttgtttcccGGTAACACCCACTGTGACCCATGCTCCCAGATACCATTTACCTTTGTTCGGAAGGCCACGACATTCATTGTCTTTCCGTGCTCAATCGGAAACGTCAACAGATGGCCGCCATATCCCCAGTGAAAATGGTTATTGCGTGCTGTGTACTCTCCTAGAGCGGCAACTGCTTCATCCATCGGGATCAGACCTCGATAAGCATATTTACCCGTGAAGATAGCATTGGCTGCCTCCTCTCTTTCAAGCAGAATTTGCCGCACTCGGGACTTGATTCCATCACACCCCAGAACGGCATCGACAGAAACGGAAGTCCCATCTGCAAAGTGCACGGTGACTCCGTCTGTTCCCTCATCTATCGATACCAGTCTTTTGCCGAAACTCACGTACCCCCCTTCAGGTGGAAGAAGTGCCGTCATAGCCTCAAGAAACCGTGCGCGATGAACACTGCTCCTTGCAACTGGCGCATGCACCTCGTGCAGGTATTCGCCTGCTTTCAGACTGTTCGACGGTGGTCcttttccatccattcccattcGGTAACTGGACCAAAGCTTCTTATCCAAGGCGCCTGTATCTGGCTGAAATGTCGCATGTCGATTGTATGCTGCTGCTAGCTCGGCGTCAATGAGCTCCATGGCACGAATAGAATTTGACCCAAAGGCGATCCCCGCCCCAATCTCAGAGAACTCCGGGGTGGCTTCATAGAGGTGTGGTACGATATTCTGACGGGGGGTGTGCTTCAGCagcgcgaggaggagggtgacaCCTGCGATACCGCCACCGATAATGGCAATTCGGAGAGGTTTGTCATTGTCGGACACGGTCATGTTTGGATGGGTTCTTGTTGCATGCAGAATGCTGGGCAGATCTTCACAGGCGATCCGGTTAGTGCGCTACGTTGGCATACGCAGGGTCAGTTATTTGACATGGCAGAACGGCAACGCGGGCTAGAAGGAGGGGTAAGCTGCTTCGGAATGGCTACTATCTAGCCCTCGGGAGCTGAGGGTTCTTTGGTGGTCAGATAACTCCTAGCGTCTACGCTAGGATGTGGTAGTGAGCTTGCTAAGCACACCGGGTCGGGCTTCCCCGTTCCCCGGCCGTCCCCCAAGCCTGCCAAGGGTGCCCCAAAGCTTATTGAGATGATCTATGATATTCCCTCCAGAGATCCCGCGAAGACGTTGCTAAAAGATAGACCTGAATTTCCAGGAGTAGTGGCAGTATATTCGAACTCACAAGCGATCATATTTTGTCAAGCGGTTTACGTGTACCGGTGACCCTGACTCGTGGCGAGACCAGGAGAGGAATTAGCGATGCCGCTAAGAGTTATCCTAGCAGGGGACTGCATCAGCGGCGTACGTATATCAGCCTATCATCCTCCGCGACGATGAGAACACTGCAGCCACGGTCGGCCATGTATTTAGGACGGGAATAAGACCAAGTGACACAAAATGATAACATCATCGTCGTTTGATATGCAATACCCACTGTCTATGCTTCAAAGTAATCTTCCGACTTATTAAATTTCCGAGCGAATGTTCCTTTGGTGTATAACCTCAATAAGAAATGCTTGGGGTCAAGGCTCATGAAAAGAGCTGGCAAGGGTTAAGCGGCCGATCGAGCCACTAGATGTAGGCTAAGTCTCGAAGCCACATTGACTGACCGACTCCACCTGTTGATTAATCTCAGTGACGATCTCAATATCCCCAACAGCCTTCTGGATTAAGTCCGAGCGACTACTTCCCGACCGATGTCTTGTCCGACTCCCCGAGGTAACATGATTTGACAGCTTTGACAGCTCGTACGGCGGTCGCACGTAACTCGGGTAGGAAGATGAGCCATCCTGTGGAAGACTAAAAGATTTTCCGCTGCGCCGCAATTTCCTGTCCCTTACTAGGCGCACAATTGGCATCAAGCTGGGCAGGCAggataccaccaccccgaGGCTGCTCTCGATCGCAGTCCAAAGGTGGGAGTAAGTATCTGACCCTATCGGACGAATTGAATTAGTAAGTCTCGTCACGAGTGACTAGCAATAGAAATCATACAAGTGATATCTGAATCACTGATTGCAATCAGGTTTTCGAGACGGACAATCGAGATGGTGCAGACACTAGCAAACATGATGGTCAGATCGCTGGGTTTCTGGAAGACTGCGCTACAGACAACGTACATGACACCCAGAGTAAATATAATCGACAAACCGATCTTCCTAGGCCAGGGGATTTGGAGCTTCCAGATCTCACGTGTAGGCAAAACCAACAAAAGGACATCGGTGCACAAGTTTGTCGCAGCTAGTGTGATCACAAAAGGGACAAAGTCTATGCAGTGCCCCGTAGCAGTCTTTTTCTGCCACTCGTGATGTATTGGGATGCATTGGAAGATGGCAGTTGTTTGAAATGCAACGTACCACGCAGCCAAAAACAACATGACCGCGCGGCACGCAAATATCATGGAAGGCACTGGAAAAATGCGCTGGTAGAATAAGACGATAGACAGCTTAATGACCGGAAGGCATGTATTCCAGAATAGCTGCATCACATAGAGGTTCTATCCCCCATGATTCGTGGTCAGCATCAGTTCTATCCCTCCATTCTTCGGGAAATAAATGCAAATACCAAGGAATATTCCTGAACAGTAGCAGCGGAAAGCGTATCGACATGTTCCCCAACGCCGGCGTGAAGACCTTCAATTCTCTGTCAGCGAGCATGTCTTGAAGGTTTTTGGCTAGGAGGATCAATCActctggaagagaagtgCATTAACTGCAAGAGCCAAGGCCTTTGATCACATTAGCGTATGTTCGCAGGAAGGGACGAGTGAATATCTTACCAGAGCGACAATACTCAGGTAGTCTTCTATGAACAGTCCCAGGCCTTGTAATCTGCGTGGAGAGACTCTCAGAAAAACAGCTGAAACTGACAATACAACGAGgatgctgttgatgatgacaatCTCTAGCTGTCTGGTGTTGTACGTGCCCGTCAAGGTCAGCCCCATCGTGTGCTCGGCATGGCAGAACTTTTCACTCTTTGTCTCTGTCAGACATTgctagataaaaatatttataagtcaCTAAggctataatatattcaagGATGGTGAGAAGGCATGCCTCATAAAAAAACCCCGGTCACTCTGAGACGCCATCGTAGGACGGAGAGGGTGGCGGATGCAGGCATTCGGGACAACCCCGGTCTAGTCCAGCAATCAGGATGGCCTAGAACTTAGCATGTCCCACAAAAAGGGCGCCGCTCGTTCCACAGGATCTAGCATATAGTGAGCACATTACCCCCTGTCGAATTGCCGTCGGAAGTTTTGCTTTTCCCAAACTCTCTTGCGCGGTTGCGGTCGCAATCCCTGTTGTCAATAACAATATCTTCCACACCTGTGCCGAGAGCGCAGAAAAATGATTATGCCTACATATGACTCATCTAATGCTTTGGATACGAAGGATCATGCGGCGTTCAAATCCTTCGACCTATCAAGTGACGGGCTACGGACAAAAGACGGTATCGTCTTAGTTCCTCAACCATCCCAGGATCCTGAAGACCCATTGGCATGTTGTTTATCTCCTTTCATCATTAATTCTGTCCCCACTGAATACTGACTGTTCGCCAGAATTGGGCCAGAGGGAGGAAGCTAAGAAACCTGACTATTCTCTGCATGGCAGGGTTCGCGGGGACCGCATTAGATCTCGCTAACCAACTTGCTATGAAGGACCAGGCAAAGAATTGGAACAAGGAACTTATAGACATCACGTACACTATATCTGCCTCAATTGCAGGTATCGCCTATGGGCCATTGTTGATTAATCCCGTGGCGCAGTCCCTTGGTCGCACTGCCATCATATTCTGGTGCCTTGTGTTTGCCATGGCCTGTGCGATTTGGTCTGCTTGCATGACAAGTAGAGGAGACTATGAGCGTTTCGTTGCATCGCGCCTCTTTGACGGCATCTTTGGTTCAATTCCATCTATCGTT of Aspergillus luchuensis IFO 4308 DNA, chromosome 7, nearly complete sequence contains these proteins:
- a CDS encoding uncharacterized protein (COG:S;~EggNog:ENOG410Q211;~TransMembrane:7 (o12-33i45-69o89-111i123-144o167-193i205-225o245-267i)), yielding MESASYDAGPGILGLTWAATGVATLIMLLRLIAKHRIRNLSWDDATMVFAYALAIASSILITIAISHGYGRHGYELDRTDRILTTKLYTVFQCVTIVSTGTGRVAFVLYLMPIFRHKYLTGHLLWLIFALQLIANYVSPVTILARCSDIRAIWDVSVKSKCWNPNILIIYSYVQCTINTATDLYLAIFPAYTLWSLNLKRRTKTILIILMSLGLIAMVGSIMRIINLPSLSIIDDESAATNRLTIWALLECYLVITTASIPCIRTLVLDSVRLLVNSSRSRSHREADSRRTMQNTWGDYHISRSHRVAVGDDVEDRRHILGDVELGRYSHTGISKLVEVTVAEESIPKWI
- a CDS encoding uncharacterized protein (COG:S;~EggNog:ENOG410PK7P;~InterPro:IPR001077,IPR036388,IPR016461,IPR029063, IPR036390;~PFAM:PF00891;~go_function: GO:0008168 - methyltransferase activity [Evidence IEA];~go_function: GO:0008171 - O-methyltransferase activity [Evidence IEA]), which encodes MAQTIADVTATIKAALPKLSPTDNIPDSARFELLDVLDQLRAAVEPPIQTVLNICWAHHPLVAIRTAIGMGVFDAFAATGGVELSLEQLNEKTKGDKDLLVRIMRLLIANRLFTEPGVEKYKPQPLALAFATGAPPSEVIKNFHVNFRASAFTHDFLEARGYRSPDDAYDTPFQLAYGTTLHHFEWLAQDPAEQHAFNTVMESSNRAVEGAQWYDFYPWQERLSLATGDNVEEDRVLLVDIGGGKGHDLQAFKKRTNPTGRLVLQDLPGVIQDIKEPLPDGVEAVSYSMFDAQPVRGAKAYYMRTVLHDWPDKQALEVLQRVREAMADDSVLLINENTVPETGVPRFNTSVDLIMMNMFSSLERTDKQWLSLLERAGFKVVKVWRSDDQGTGSNALFEAVRV
- a CDS encoding uncharacterized protein (COG:I;~EggNog:ENOG410PIPV;~InterPro:IPR036188,IPR002938;~TransMembrane:1 (o12-29i);~go_function: GO:0071949 - FAD binding [Evidence IEA]); the protein is MTVSDNDKPLRIAIIGGGIAGVTLLLALLKHTPRQNIVPHLYEATPEFSEIGAGIAFGSNSIRAMELIDAELAAAYNRHATFQPDTGALDKKLWSSYRMGMDGKGPPSNSLKAGEYLHEVHAPVARSSVHRARFLEAMTALLPPEGGYVSFGKRLVSIDEGTDGVTVHFADGTSVSVDAVLGCDGIKSRVRQILLEREEAANAIFTGKYAYRGLIPMDEAVAALGEYTARNNHFHWGYGGHLLTFPIEHGKTMNVVAFRTKVNGIWEHGSQWVLPGNKKQMLQDFESWGPDVRAILSLMRNADIWAMFDHAPASTYHRDGRICLVGDAAHASTPHQGAGAGMAVEDVFVLSRLLGEVREKSHLGRAFMAYDAVRRPRTQQLVRTSRDAGMLYECQKEGVWDDVDKIRENLNMRMRWIWELDVEQHLQDALDIFHTINGPV
- a CDS encoding uncharacterized protein (COG:S;~EggNog:ENOG410PKP8;~TransMembrane:7 (o16-35i47-71o91-109i121-143o163-184i200-220o240-265i)), which encodes MGLTLTGTYNTRQLEIVIINSILVVLSVSAVFLRVSPRRLQGLGLFIEDYLSIVALALALAVNALLFQSLHAGVGEHVDTLSAATVQEYSLLFWNTCLPVIKLSIVLFYQRIFPVPSMIFACRAVMLFLAAWYVAFQTTAIFQCIPIHHEWQKKTATGHCIDFVPFVITLAATNLCTDVLLLVLPTREIWKLQIPWPRKIGLSIIFTLGVIVCTISIVRLENLIAISDSDITWSDTYSHLWTAIESSLGVVVSCLPSLMPIVRLVRDRKLRRSGKSFSLPQDGSSSYPSYVRPPYELSKLSNHVTSGSRTRHRSGSSRSDLIQKAVGDIEIVTEINQQVESVSQCGFET